The genome window TTGTGAATGCTTGCGTAAAACTTCAACCACATCTGTAATTGAGTGCCTGGTATTTACTGGCATAATTTTGCTACGCTCAGCATTATATGGCGAATGCAGTGATAATGCTACAGCTACTTTTGTTGAAGTTAAAACTTTATCCAATTGAGGTAAAAGTCCTACAGTACTAATTGTTACCTTATTTGGCGAAAAATTTAACCCTTTATTATCACATAGAATATTAGTACTTTCCACAACGTTATCTAAATTGTCTAAAGGCTCTCCCATTCCCATATAAACAACATTAGTGATTCTTTTATATTTAGCGGTTTCATGAGTTAAATTATCTTGTCTCCAGCGTTCAGCTTCCATGATTTGACCAATAATTTCATCAATTTCCAAGTTACGAGCGAGACCCATTCGACCTGTTTGACAAAAACGACAAGCCTGCGCACAGCCAACTTGGGTTGATATACATTGAGTTAAACGCCCTAATTCAGGAATTAAAACACTTTCAACGAGTCTTCCGTCCCGTTTTAAACGCATGATAAATTTCACCGAACCATCTTGCTTACTAGAATCTAAATCAATTATTTCAATAGGATAGTCAAAAGAATAAGATTCATTTAACCATTTTTTCACCTCTTCACTAAGGCCAAAAAATGGTGCGCGGG of Pigmentibacter sp. JX0631 contains these proteins:
- the rlmN gene encoding 23S rRNA (adenine(2503)-C(2))-methyltransferase RlmN, with product MKSIFSLDRTALAKSIAIQFGELKSVLRAEVIYREIYKDKHSSRAPFFGLSEEVKKWLNESYSFDYPIEIIDLDSSKQDGSVKFIMRLKRDGRLVESVLIPELGRLTQCISTQVGCAQACRFCQTGRMGLARNLEIDEIIGQIMEAERWRQDNLTHETAKYKRITNVVYMGMGEPLDNLDNVVESTNILCDNKGLNFSPNKVTISTVGLLPQLDKVLTSTKVAVALSLHSPYNAERSKIMPVNTRHSITDVVEVLRKHSQQGSRRSFMIQYTLLRGINDTSAHASELVSLLQGISVKINLIPLNEHEGAAYRRPDLGRVFAFQQELKKAGMVATVRLSKGRDIQAACGQLIKDKVK